One part of the Chrysemys picta bellii isolate R12L10 chromosome 14, ASM1138683v2, whole genome shotgun sequence genome encodes these proteins:
- the SLC7A6OS gene encoding probable RNA polymerase II nuclear localization protein SLC7A6OS → MLCGPVAGMERAAVLRVKRKRGGSEPAEALVIACKRQRTEPGPAPPRDPVEKNLFKLVATVPSQNEPVQKYVQEAITRDKAAEILRPSLGSTQRIIQDLRSSKQVKRQENRYRIITSHRPNCAERETIVLDTNGGETNEGAKLDPEAKKDTSQQGSTATYGSSSYFGEFQLFDVVQEEEVERDPNITAIDTQKTDDPDVILCNAVEMIRERLTVSENDKGLEHHGKEDDYVYDIYYMETSTPGWIQNILSVQPYTQEYELVDDDHISEEIYDDEDDENNENNWRNDYPDEDEFLPEEDEDREGKDRESDGSFSDEDGRGIRSRTWVKYHCDILQEFEYDGVQDLDSD, encoded by the exons ATGCTGTGCGGCCCAGTGGCCGGCATGGAGCGCGCGGCGGTGCTGCGCGTGAAGCGGAAGCGCGGCGGGTCGGAGCCGGCCGAGGCCCTGGTGATCGCCTGCAAGCGGCAGCGCACCGAGCCGGGCCCCGCGCCCCCCCGCGACCCGGTGGAGAAGAACCTCTTCAAGCTGGTGGCCACCGTGCCCTCGCAG aATGAGCCTGTTCAGAAGTATGTACAAGAAGCTATTACTCGAGATAAAGCAGCAGAGATTCTGCGACCCTCTTTAGGAAGCACTCAAAGAATAATTCAGGACCTTCGCTCCTCCAAGCAGGTGAAGAGGCAGGAAAACCGGTACCGCATCATAACCAGCCATCGGCCAAACTGTGCTGAAAGAGAAACAATTGTGCTTGACACAAATGGCGGGGAGACAAATGAGGGTGCCAAACTGGACCCTGAAGCAAAAAAAGACACTTCACAACAAGGAAGCACTGCTACTTATGGTAGTTCAAGTTATTTTGGGGAATTCCAGTTGTTTGATGTAGTACAAGAGGAGGAAGTAGAGAGAGACCCCAATATCACTGCAATAGACACACAG AAAACTGATGATCCAGATGTGATTCTTTGCAATGCAGTAGAAATGATCCGTGAGCGTTTAACTGTATCTGAGAATGATAAAGGATTAGAACACCATGGGAAGGAAGATGATTATGTTTATGACATTTACTACATGGAAACATCAACTCCTGGCTGGATCCAGAACATCCTCTCTGTGCAGCCTTACACACAGGAATATGAACTG GTAGATGATGATCATATTTCTGAAGAAATATatgatgatgaagatgatgagAACAATGAGAATAATTGGCGGAATGACTATCCTGATGAAGATGAGTTCCTTCCTGAGGAAGATGAAGACAGAGAAGGAAAAGATAGAG AATCTGATGGGAGCTTCAGTGATGAAGATGGCAGGGGTatcaggagcagaacatgggTCAAATACCACTGTGATATTCTGCAGGAGTTTGAATATGATGGGGTCCAGGACTTAGATTCTGATTAA